A window from Chitinophaga filiformis encodes these proteins:
- a CDS encoding inositol monophosphatase family protein — protein METLFRQSCEVIKEAGKALKNSQVPFTRAENKEELMTQFQAANVFSTHLIREGLLTIAPDIPWSDAEFDTTRQKDPALGRMYWVCDAIDGAIHFLQGFSPWCISLVLIADGIPAFSIIYDPVRDELFTAIRGKGAWLNGEKLAVNIRNSIQEAILATAHPNQPQKEKKEASLLLSSLERILPRAGAVRMLGPSSLQLAYVAAGRLDAFWEYGNDVYDWLAGALMVEEAGGKVQSIEGQAFSIETNTGVLAGNEWLVGLLEEELPVEWDIFSCKM, from the coding sequence ATGGAAACATTGTTCAGGCAGAGCTGTGAAGTCATAAAAGAGGCTGGAAAAGCGCTAAAAAATTCACAGGTACCATTTACAAGGGCGGAGAACAAAGAAGAGCTGATGACGCAGTTCCAGGCAGCTAACGTATTTTCAACCCATCTCATCCGGGAAGGACTGCTAACCATTGCACCCGATATTCCCTGGTCGGACGCGGAATTTGATACTACCCGGCAAAAAGATCCTGCCCTGGGCCGGATGTATTGGGTATGCGATGCCATAGACGGAGCTATCCATTTTCTGCAGGGCTTTTCTCCCTGGTGTATCAGCCTCGTGCTCATAGCGGATGGAATACCGGCTTTTTCCATCATATACGATCCTGTAAGAGATGAACTGTTCACTGCCATCAGGGGAAAAGGCGCCTGGCTCAATGGGGAAAAGCTGGCTGTAAACATCCGCAATTCCATACAGGAAGCCATCCTGGCTACAGCTCATCCTAATCAGCCACAGAAAGAGAAAAAAGAGGCCTCTCTCCTGCTATCCAGCCTCGAACGGATACTTCCCAGGGCCGGCGCGGTCAGGATGCTGGGCCCCTCTTCCCTGCAGCTGGCATATGTAGCGGCGGGCAGACTGGATGCATTCTGGGAATATGGCAATGATGTTTATGACTGGCTGGCAGGCGCACTCATGGTGGAAGAAGCTGGTGGAAAGGTACAGTCCATCGAGGGCCAGGCCTTCTCCATAGAGACAAATACCGGGGTACTGGCAGGCAACGAATGGCTGGTGGGATTACTGGAAGAAGAGCTGCCGGTAGAATGGGATATTTTCAGCTGTAAAATGTAG
- a CDS encoding methylated-DNA--[protein]-cysteine S-methyltransferase, with product MISQELTNYERIARAIEYLKINFKKQPSLEEVAENVYLSPFHFQRMFTEWAGVSPKKFTQYLSVAYAKSLLKEKQASLFDIALETGLSGTGRLHDLFMKIEGMTPGEYKNGGEALSINYSFAESPFGPLILAATPKGLCYLAFVEDREQAFRHLQEQFPNARFQQLLDMIQQNALYFFTRDWNTLEQVKLHLKGTPFQLKVWEALLQIPMGELSSYGNVAAAANAERAYQAVGTAIGNNPVAFLIPCHRVIRSNGEFGEYHWGSTRKMAMIGWEASRTR from the coding sequence ATGATTTCTCAGGAATTAACTAATTATGAGCGGATTGCCAGGGCGATTGAATACCTGAAAATAAACTTTAAAAAGCAGCCCTCACTGGAGGAAGTAGCTGAAAATGTATACCTCAGCCCCTTCCATTTTCAACGTATGTTTACGGAGTGGGCAGGCGTCAGCCCGAAGAAATTCACACAATATCTCAGTGTAGCGTATGCCAAGTCACTGTTAAAAGAGAAACAGGCTTCCCTTTTTGATATTGCCCTGGAGACGGGTTTGTCAGGAACCGGCAGGTTACATGATCTTTTTATGAAAATTGAAGGCATGACACCGGGCGAATACAAAAACGGGGGAGAGGCCCTGTCCATCAACTACAGTTTTGCCGAAAGCCCGTTTGGCCCGCTTATTCTTGCCGCTACCCCCAAGGGGCTTTGCTACCTGGCATTCGTAGAAGACCGGGAACAGGCCTTCCGGCATCTGCAGGAGCAATTCCCCAATGCCCGCTTTCAGCAGCTGCTCGATATGATCCAGCAGAATGCTTTGTATTTTTTTACCCGGGACTGGAATACACTGGAACAGGTGAAGCTGCACCTGAAGGGTACGCCATTTCAGCTCAAGGTCTGGGAAGCATTGCTCCAGATCCCTATGGGAGAATTGTCCAGCTACGGGAATGTAGCTGCTGCCGCCAATGCAGAACGGGCTTACCAGGCGGTGGGAACGGCGATCGGGAATAATCCGGTGGCTTTCCTGATTCCCTGCCACCGGGTGATCAGATCAAATGGCGAATTTGGAGAATATCACTGGGGAAGTACCCGTAAAATGGCCATGATAGGTTGGGAGGCATCCCGGACCAGGTGA